From Pseudomonas sp. B21-028, one genomic window encodes:
- the tsaD gene encoding tRNA (adenosine(37)-N6)-threonylcarbamoyltransferase complex transferase subunit TsaD, protein MLVLGLETSCDETGVALYDSERGLLADALFSQIDLHRAYGGVVPELASRDHVKRMLPLIRQVLAEAGCGPTEIDAVAYTAGPGLVGALLVGASCAQALAFAWGIPALGVHHMEGHLLAPMLEPQPPEFPFVALLVSGGHTQLVRVDGIGQYELMGESLDDAAGEAFDKTAKMMGLNYPGGPEIARLASQGVEGRFVFPRPMCDRPGLDFSFSGLKTFALNTWQQCVSAGGDHEQVRCDISLAFQQAVVETLTIKCKRALKQAGLKRLVIAGGVSANKALRVSLEKMLGDMKGDVYYARPQFCTDNGAMIAYAGCQRLQAGQHESLAISVQARWPMEQLSPL, encoded by the coding sequence ATGCTAGTACTGGGATTAGAAACGTCCTGCGACGAAACCGGCGTCGCGCTTTACGACAGTGAACGCGGCCTACTGGCCGATGCGCTGTTCAGTCAGATCGACCTGCACCGCGCCTACGGCGGCGTGGTGCCCGAGCTTGCGTCCCGCGACCACGTCAAGCGCATGCTGCCCTTGATCCGTCAGGTCCTGGCCGAAGCCGGCTGTGGGCCGACCGAAATCGATGCTGTCGCCTATACCGCCGGCCCGGGCCTGGTGGGTGCGTTGCTGGTAGGGGCTTCCTGTGCCCAGGCGCTGGCCTTTGCCTGGGGCATCCCGGCCCTGGGCGTGCATCACATGGAGGGGCATCTGCTGGCGCCCATGCTGGAGCCGCAGCCACCGGAGTTTCCGTTCGTCGCTTTGCTGGTTTCCGGCGGCCATACGCAATTGGTCCGGGTCGACGGTATCGGTCAATACGAATTGATGGGTGAAAGCCTTGACGATGCGGCTGGCGAAGCTTTCGACAAAACGGCCAAGATGATGGGTCTCAACTATCCGGGGGGGCCGGAAATCGCACGGCTTGCGTCCCAAGGAGTTGAAGGACGCTTCGTGTTTCCTCGCCCGATGTGCGACCGGCCGGGCCTGGATTTCAGTTTCAGTGGCTTGAAGACCTTCGCTCTGAACACCTGGCAGCAATGCGTCAGCGCCGGGGGCGACCATGAACAAGTCCGTTGCGACATCTCGCTGGCGTTCCAGCAGGCCGTGGTGGAGACTTTGACCATCAAATGCAAGCGCGCCCTGAAACAGGCCGGGCTCAAGCGTCTGGTCATCGCTGGCGGGGTGAGTGCGAACAAGGCCTTGCGGGTGTCGCTGGAAAAAATGCTTGGCGACATGAAAGGCGATGTTTACTACGCCCGGCCGCAATTCTGCACCGATAACGGCGCGATGATCGCCTATGCGGGCTGTCAGCGCCTGCAGGCCGGCC
- the rpsU gene encoding 30S ribosomal protein S21 has protein sequence MPAVKVKENEPFDVALRRFKRSCEKAGVLAEVRSREFYEKPTSERKRKAAAAVKRHAKKVQREQRRAVRLY, from the coding sequence ATGCCAGCCGTCAAAGTAAAAGAGAACGAACCCTTCGACGTAGCTCTGCGTCGTTTCAAGCGCTCCTGCGAAAAAGCCGGTGTTCTGGCTGAAGTTCGTAGCCGCGAATTCTACGAGAAGCCGACTTCCGAGCGTAAACGCAAAGCAGCAGCCGCTGTTAAGCGTCACGCCAAGAAAGTTCAGCGCGAACAGCGCCGCGCCGTACGTCTGTACTAA
- the dnaG gene encoding DNA primase, translated as MAGLIPQSFIDDLLNRTDIVDVVSSRLQMKKAGKNYTACCPFHKEKTPSFSVSPDKQFYYCFGCGAGGNALGFIMDHDNLDFPQAVEELAKAAGMEIPREESGRAHKPRQPTDSPLYPLLTAAADFYRQALKSHPARKAAVDYLKGRGLTGEIARDFGLGFAPPGWDNLYKHLSSDTLQQRAMIDAGLLIENAETGKRYDRFRDRVMFPIRDTRGRIIAFGGRVLGDDKPKYLNSPETPVFHKGQELYGLYEARKNNRNLDEIIVVEGYMDVIALAQQGLRNAVATLGTATSEEHMKRLFRVVPSVLFCFDGDQAGRNAAWRALEATLPCLQDGRRARFLFLPEGEDPDTLVRSEGTDAFRARINQHAQPLADYFFQQLTEEADPRSLEGKAHMVTLAAPLIDKVPGANLRTLMRQRLTEITGLNSEAVNQLAHNAPAEAPPAYDPGIDYDAMPDFADYHHPQQDYASQQEWTSKKTGSGGKKWDKKPWDKNGKRGDRDQPRAPRVPAAVEPPTLAALRTLLHHPQLAEKVEDAGHFAAEDHSNTQLLIALLEAVQKNPRLNSFQLIARWHGTEQGRLLKALAEKEWLIDGDNLEQQFFDTITSLSARQRERNLEQLLRKARQSELTSEEKNQLRDLLNRNVCASNPTSTGA; from the coding sequence ATGGCCGGGCTGATTCCCCAGAGCTTTATTGACGACCTCTTGAACCGCACCGACATCGTCGACGTGGTCAGCTCTCGCCTGCAAATGAAAAAGGCCGGCAAGAACTACACCGCCTGCTGCCCGTTCCACAAGGAAAAAACCCCGTCCTTCAGCGTCAGCCCCGACAAGCAGTTCTATTACTGCTTTGGCTGTGGCGCGGGCGGCAATGCCCTCGGCTTCATCATGGACCACGACAACCTGGATTTCCCCCAGGCCGTCGAAGAACTGGCCAAAGCCGCCGGCATGGAAATTCCTCGCGAGGAAAGCGGTCGGGCGCACAAGCCGCGCCAGCCCACCGACTCGCCGCTCTACCCGCTGCTGACCGCGGCGGCGGATTTTTATCGCCAGGCTCTGAAAAGCCATCCGGCCCGCAAGGCCGCGGTGGATTACCTCAAGGGCCGCGGCCTGACCGGCGAAATTGCCCGGGACTTCGGTCTCGGCTTCGCCCCGCCCGGCTGGGACAATCTGTACAAGCACTTGAGCAGCGATACGCTGCAGCAGCGCGCCATGATCGACGCCGGCCTGCTGATCGAGAATGCCGAGACCGGCAAGCGCTACGACCGCTTTCGCGACCGGGTGATGTTCCCGATCCGCGATACGCGCGGGCGAATCATTGCCTTTGGCGGCCGGGTATTGGGCGACGACAAACCCAAGTACCTGAACTCGCCGGAAACCCCGGTATTCCATAAGGGCCAAGAGCTGTACGGCTTGTATGAAGCCCGCAAGAACAACCGCAACCTCGACGAGATCATCGTCGTCGAAGGTTACATGGACGTCATTGCCCTGGCCCAGCAAGGCTTGCGCAATGCCGTTGCGACACTGGGCACGGCCACCAGTGAAGAGCACATGAAGCGACTTTTTCGTGTCGTGCCCAGTGTGCTGTTCTGCTTCGACGGCGACCAGGCCGGCCGCAATGCCGCCTGGCGCGCACTGGAAGCCACGCTGCCGTGCCTGCAGGATGGCCGGCGGGCACGTTTCCTGTTCCTCCCGGAAGGCGAGGACCCGGATACCCTGGTGCGCTCCGAAGGCACCGATGCGTTCCGCGCACGGATCAATCAACACGCGCAACCATTGGCCGATTATTTTTTCCAGCAGTTGACCGAAGAGGCCGACCCGCGCTCCCTCGAAGGCAAGGCCCACATGGTCACCCTCGCGGCACCGCTGATCGACAAGGTACCCGGCGCCAACCTGCGCACACTGATGCGCCAGCGCCTGACCGAAATCACCGGCCTCAATAGCGAAGCGGTCAACCAACTGGCTCACAACGCCCCTGCGGAGGCGCCGCCGGCATACGACCCGGGCATCGACTACGACGCGATGCCGGATTTCGCCGACTATCATCATCCTCAGCAGGACTATGCGTCGCAGCAGGAATGGACATCGAAAAAAACCGGCAGCGGCGGCAAGAAATGGGACAAGAAACCCTGGGACAAGAACGGCAAGCGCGGCGATCGCGACCAGCCACGTGCCCCGCGCGTGCCGGCCGCCGTCGAACCACCAACACTGGCCGCCCTGCGTACCTTGCTGCATCACCCGCAACTGGCTGAAAAGGTCGAGGACGCGGGGCACTTCGCCGCCGAGGATCACAGCAATACACAATTGCTGATCGCCCTTCTCGAAGCCGTGCAGAAGAACCCCCGGCTAAACTCGTTCCAGCTGATCGCACGCTGGCATGGCACCGAGCAGGGACGACTGTTGAAGGCCCTGGCCGAGAAGGAATGGCTGATTGATGGAGACAACCTTGAACAACAGTTTTTCGACACCATTACTAGCTTGTCCGCCCGCCAACGCGAGCGAAACCTGGAACAACTTCTGCGAAAAGCTCGCCAGAGCGAGCTGACCAGCGAAGAGAAGAACCAATTGCGCGACTTACTCAACCGCAATGTTTGCGCATCAAACCCGACCTCAACTGGCGCGTGA
- the rpoD gene encoding RNA polymerase sigma factor RpoD has translation MSGKAQQQSRIKELILLGREQGYLTYAEVNDHLPEDISDPEQVEDIIRMINDMGINVFEVAPDKDALMLADADTDEAAAEEAAAALAAVETDIGRTTDPVRMYMREMGTVELLTREGEIEIAKRIEEGIREVMGAIAHFPGTVDHILSEYTRVTTEGGRLSDVLSGYIDPDDGTTPPAAEVPPPIDAKAEKANDDSDDDEAEASDDEEEAESGPDPIVAAQRFGAVAEQMEITRKALKKHGRDNKQAIAELLALAELFMPIKLVPKQFEGLVERVRSALDRLRQQERAIMQLCVRDARMPRADFLRQFPGNEVDESWTDALAKGKTKYAEAIARLQPDIVRCQQKLSALETETGLSIAEIKDINRRMSIGEAKARRAKKEMVEANLRLVISIAKKYTNRGLQFLDLIQEGNIGLMKAVDKFEYRRGYKFSTYATWWIRQAITRSIADQARTIRIPVHMIETINKLNRISRQMLQEMGREPTPEELGERMEMPEDKIRKVLKIAKEPISMETPIGDDEDSHLGDFIEDSTMQSPIDVATVESLKEATREVLSGLTAREAKVLRMRFGIDMNTDHTLEEVGKQFDVTRERIRQIEAKALRKLRHPTRSEHLRSFLDE, from the coding sequence ATGTCCGGAAAAGCGCAACAGCAGTCTCGTATCAAAGAGTTGATCCTATTGGGTCGTGAGCAGGGCTACCTGACTTACGCGGAGGTCAACGACCACCTGCCGGAGGATATTTCAGATCCGGAACAGGTGGAAGACATCATCCGCATGATCAACGACATGGGGATCAACGTATTCGAGGTTGCGCCAGATAAGGATGCCCTTATGCTGGCCGACGCCGATACCGACGAGGCGGCCGCTGAAGAAGCGGCCGCAGCGCTGGCGGCTGTCGAGACCGACATTGGTCGCACCACCGACCCCGTGCGCATGTACATGCGTGAAATGGGTACGGTAGAGCTCCTCACGCGTGAAGGCGAAATCGAAATCGCCAAGCGTATTGAAGAAGGCATCCGTGAAGTGATGGGCGCAATCGCGCACTTCCCTGGCACGGTCGACCATATTCTCTCCGAGTACACCCGCGTCACCACCGAAGGTGGGCGCCTGTCCGACGTCCTGAGTGGCTACATCGACCCGGACGACGGCACCACGCCGCCTGCCGCCGAAGTGCCGCCGCCGATCGACGCCAAGGCCGAGAAGGCCAACGACGACAGCGATGACGACGAGGCCGAAGCCAGCGATGACGAAGAAGAAGCCGAAAGCGGCCCTGATCCGATCGTCGCCGCACAGCGTTTCGGCGCCGTGGCCGAGCAGATGGAGATCACCCGCAAGGCGCTGAAAAAGCACGGTCGCGACAACAAGCAGGCAATTGCCGAACTGTTGGCCCTGGCCGAGCTGTTCATGCCGATCAAGCTGGTGCCCAAGCAATTCGAAGGCCTGGTCGAGCGTGTTCGCAGCGCCCTGGATCGTCTGCGTCAGCAAGAGCGCGCGATCATGCAACTGTGCGTTCGTGATGCCCGCATGCCACGCGCCGACTTCCTGCGCCAGTTCCCTGGCAACGAAGTCGACGAAAGCTGGACCGATGCACTGGCCAAAGGCAAGACCAAGTACGCCGAGGCCATTGCCCGCCTGCAACCGGACATCGTTCGTTGCCAGCAGAAGCTGAGCGCGCTGGAGACCGAAACCGGCCTGAGCATCGCCGAGATCAAGGACATCAACCGTCGCATGTCGATCGGTGAGGCCAAGGCCCGCCGCGCGAAGAAAGAGATGGTCGAAGCGAACTTGCGTCTGGTGATCTCCATTGCCAAGAAGTACACCAACCGCGGCCTGCAATTCCTCGATCTGATCCAGGAAGGCAATATCGGCCTGATGAAAGCGGTGGATAAGTTCGAATACCGTCGCGGCTACAAGTTCTCGACCTATGCCACCTGGTGGATCCGCCAGGCGATCACCCGCTCGATCGCCGACCAGGCCCGCACCATCCGTATTCCGGTGCACATGATCGAGACCATCAACAAGCTCAACCGTATTTCCCGGCAGATGTTGCAGGAAATGGGTCGCGAACCGACTCCGGAAGAGCTGGGCGAACGTATGGAGATGCCTGAGGACAAGATCCGCAAGGTATTGAAGATCGCCAAGGAGCCGATCTCCATGGAAACGCCGATCGGTGATGATGAAGATTCCCATCTGGGTGATTTCATCGAAGACTCCACCATGCAGTCGCCGATCGATGTCGCTACCGTCGAGAGTCTCAAGGAAGCGACTCGTGAAGTACTCTCCGGCCTCACTGCCCGTGAAGCCAAGGTACTGCGCATGCGTTTCGGCATCGATATGAATACCGACCACACCCTCGAGGAAGTCGGTAAGCAGTTTGACGTGACGCGCGAGCGGATTCGTCAGATCGAAGCCAAGGCGTTGCGCAAACTGCGCCACCCGACACGAAGCGAGCATCTGCGCTCCTTCCTCGACGAGTGA
- a CDS encoding bifunctional diguanylate cyclase/phosphodiesterase: protein MPRLTALLLLSLMTWTATAGALMLTDEERRWLKDHPDLRLGVDASWPPFEFRDDQGRYQGLAADYVEVIRERLAVTLTPIEPVSWTAVLELVAQGKIDLLPGIMSTPERQNFLAFTRPYLDFPIVILAHRGGAQPHNLKDLYGLKIAVVENYAPHELLRNHHPDLNLVALPNVSSALQALATDKVDAVVGDLASSVWSLRQLKLEGLYVSGETPYRYQLAMAVPRDNKILVSILDKVIADMSPAEIAEIQEKWVGNVRDYRQFWSDLLVYGLPGLLLLMGVLAVVIRINRRLSSEIARRIDLEQELRSSEYHYRGLVESLSAIAWEAKVSDFTYTYVSPHAEELLGYPLAHWLIPGFWRNIIHPADLIRAQTYCDHEVLAGRDHCIDYRVITADGRCLWVRDIVSLIEHGHEPVMRGLMIDISEAKRTEEALRLSEQKFASVFRQCPDILVIARLLDGCLLEVNKAFEEQIGLSADEVVGQTATELNIWGIQGVGPSLLQRLQAGSIRNLEMPFRRSNGQVFTGLISAEPFDLDTTPALVVVVRDISQLKETQQQLQTSEEKFAKAFHASPDGLLLSRQSDGLLIEVNEGFSRITGFNSALSVDRSTLDLGIWVNLNERKQMLDLLQRDGYVRDFSCHIRRNDGQIRLCEVSSRPLPIGNEDCMLTIARDITERHLMQEKLQQAATVFESTAEGVLITDTQQHISAVNRAFSEITGYSETEALGHTPRLLASGLHDSAFYAAMWHQLTAEGHWQGEISNRRKNGELYPSWLTISAVRNRDQQVTHFVAVFADISSLKHAQAKLDYQAHHDPLTGLPNRTLFESRLLTALNNQQENGGQGAVLFLDLDRFKHINDSLGHPVGDLLLKGIAVRLREQLRDIDTVARLGGDEFIILLPGLQQPSDAEHIALKLLNCFAAPFQAGEHEFFISASIGTSLYPQDGCDVATLVKNADAAMYRSKAKGRNRVESYTRDLTAQASERVAMEYELRRAIERNELSLSFQPKISLADNRLVGAEALIRWTHPAFGEVPPEHFIPLAEENGMILQIGDWVLEHACRQLCEWNSAYESLGPLSVNLAGAQLRQPNLLVRIEQLLRENHLKPGLLQLEITENFIMSQAEEALTVLHQLKKLGVQLAIDDFGTGYSSLSYLKRLPLDILKIDQSFVRGLPDDPHDAAIVRAIIALGRSMQFTIIAEGVETLAQQQFLAEEGCEQIQGYIVSLPLCADEFAATFLRMTVSDFSDSTAEKPSL from the coding sequence ATGCCCAGACTGACGGCCCTGCTCTTGCTGTCACTGATGACCTGGACCGCAACGGCTGGCGCGTTGATGCTCACTGACGAAGAGCGCCGCTGGCTCAAGGACCACCCCGACCTGCGCCTGGGCGTCGACGCCTCATGGCCTCCGTTCGAATTTCGCGACGATCAGGGTCGTTATCAAGGCCTCGCCGCCGATTACGTCGAGGTCATCCGTGAGCGGCTGGCCGTCACGCTCACCCCCATCGAGCCGGTCAGCTGGACCGCTGTGCTGGAATTGGTCGCTCAAGGCAAGATCGATCTGCTGCCAGGCATCATGTCCACCCCCGAACGCCAGAATTTTCTGGCATTCACCCGCCCTTACCTGGACTTTCCGATCGTTATCCTGGCCCACCGAGGCGGAGCCCAGCCTCACAACCTCAAGGATCTGTACGGGTTGAAAATAGCCGTGGTGGAAAATTATGCCCCCCACGAGCTGCTGCGCAATCATCACCCCGACCTGAACCTGGTGGCGCTGCCCAACGTCAGTTCAGCCCTGCAAGCCCTGGCCACCGATAAAGTGGATGCCGTGGTAGGCGACCTTGCCTCCAGCGTCTGGAGCCTGCGCCAGCTCAAGCTCGAAGGCCTCTACGTCAGCGGCGAGACGCCCTATCGCTATCAATTGGCAATGGCCGTCCCCCGCGACAATAAGATACTGGTGAGCATTCTGGACAAGGTCATCGCCGACATGAGTCCGGCCGAGATCGCCGAAATCCAGGAGAAATGGGTCGGCAATGTCCGCGACTACCGACAGTTTTGGTCGGACTTGCTGGTTTATGGCCTGCCCGGGCTGCTGCTCTTGATGGGTGTGCTGGCGGTAGTGATTCGCATCAATCGCCGCCTCAGCTCGGAGATCGCCCGTCGAATCGACCTGGAACAGGAGTTGCGCAGCAGCGAATACCACTATCGCGGACTGGTGGAGAGTCTCTCGGCGATTGCCTGGGAAGCCAAGGTCAGCGACTTCACCTACACCTATGTGTCGCCCCACGCCGAAGAACTGCTCGGTTATCCCCTCGCCCACTGGCTGATACCGGGCTTCTGGCGCAACATCATTCATCCGGCCGACCTGATCCGCGCCCAGACCTATTGCGATCATGAAGTGCTCGCCGGGCGCGATCATTGTATCGATTACCGGGTCATCACCGCCGATGGCCGCTGCTTGTGGGTGCGCGACATTGTCAGCCTGATCGAGCACGGTCACGAACCGGTGATGCGCGGGCTGATGATCGACATCAGTGAAGCCAAGCGCACCGAGGAAGCGCTGCGTCTCTCGGAACAGAAATTCGCCTCGGTATTCCGCCAGTGCCCGGACATCCTGGTGATCGCGCGTCTGCTGGACGGATGCCTGCTGGAAGTCAACAAAGCCTTCGAAGAACAGATCGGCCTGAGCGCCGACGAGGTGGTGGGCCAGACCGCGACCGAACTGAACATCTGGGGCATCCAGGGCGTTGGCCCAAGCCTGCTGCAGCGCTTGCAGGCCGGGAGTATCCGTAACCTGGAGATGCCCTTTCGGCGCAGCAACGGCCAGGTGTTCACCGGCCTGATCTCCGCCGAACCCTTCGACCTCGACACGACCCCCGCGCTGGTCGTGGTGGTGCGGGACATCAGTCAGCTCAAGGAAACCCAACAGCAACTGCAGACCTCCGAAGAGAAGTTCGCCAAGGCGTTCCACGCGTCGCCCGATGGCCTGCTGTTGTCCCGGCAAAGCGACGGCCTGCTGATCGAAGTCAACGAAGGCTTCAGCCGTATTACCGGCTTCAACAGCGCTCTGTCGGTGGACCGCTCCACCCTGGACCTGGGGATCTGGGTCAACCTCAACGAACGCAAACAGATGCTCGATCTGCTGCAACGCGACGGCTACGTCAGGGATTTCAGCTGCCATATCCGGCGCAACGATGGGCAGATACGGCTCTGCGAAGTCTCCAGCCGCCCGCTGCCCATCGGCAATGAAGACTGCATGTTGACCATCGCCCGAGACATCACCGAACGCCATCTGATGCAAGAAAAACTGCAACAGGCCGCCACCGTGTTCGAAAGCACGGCCGAAGGCGTGCTGATCACCGATACGCAACAGCACATCAGCGCCGTGAACCGCGCCTTCAGCGAAATCACCGGCTACAGCGAAACCGAAGCCCTGGGCCACACGCCCCGACTGCTGGCTTCCGGCTTGCACGACAGCGCCTTCTACGCCGCGATGTGGCACCAGTTGACGGCAGAGGGACATTGGCAGGGAGAGATCTCCAATCGTCGCAAGAACGGCGAGCTGTATCCAAGCTGGCTGACCATCAGCGCGGTGCGCAATCGTGATCAGCAGGTCACCCATTTCGTCGCCGTCTTCGCCGATATCTCCAGCCTCAAACACGCCCAGGCCAAGCTCGACTACCAGGCTCACCACGACCCGCTCACCGGCCTGCCCAATCGCACACTGTTCGAAAGCCGCTTGCTGACGGCCCTCAACAACCAGCAGGAAAACGGCGGGCAGGGTGCGGTGCTGTTCCTGGACCTGGACCGCTTCAAGCACATCAACGACAGCCTCGGACACCCGGTCGGCGACCTGCTGCTCAAGGGCATCGCCGTGCGTCTGCGGGAACAGTTGCGTGATATCGACACCGTGGCGCGCCTGGGCGGTGACGAGTTCATCATTCTGTTGCCGGGCCTGCAGCAACCCAGCGATGCCGAGCACATAGCCCTGAAACTGCTGAACTGTTTCGCCGCGCCATTCCAGGCCGGCGAACACGAGTTTTTCATCAGCGCCAGTATCGGCACCAGCCTTTACCCCCAGGATGGCTGCGACGTCGCCACGCTGGTCAAGAACGCCGATGCGGCGATGTACCGCTCCAAAGCCAAGGGCCGCAACCGGGTGGAAAGCTACACCCGCGACCTCACCGCCCAGGCCAGCGAGCGTGTGGCCATGGAGTACGAACTGCGAAGGGCAATCGAACGTAACGAGTTGTCACTGTCTTTCCAGCCGAAAATCAGCCTCGCCGATAACCGCCTGGTGGGCGCCGAAGCCTTGATTCGCTGGACCCACCCGGCGTTTGGCGAGGTACCACCGGAACACTTCATTCCCCTGGCGGAAGAGAACGGCATGATCCTGCAGATTGGCGATTGGGTCCTGGAGCACGCGTGCCGACAGCTGTGCGAATGGAACAGCGCCTACGAAAGCCTCGGCCCCCTGTCGGTCAACCTGGCCGGAGCCCAACTGCGCCAACCCAACCTGCTGGTACGCATCGAACAACTCCTGCGGGAAAACCACCTCAAGCCCGGCCTATTGCAACTGGAAATTACCGAAAACTTCATCATGAGCCAGGCCGAAGAAGCCCTGACGGTGCTGCATCAACTCAAGAAGCTCGGCGTGCAACTGGCCATCGACGACTTCGGCACGGGATATTCCTCCCTGAGCTACCTCAAGCGCCTGCCGCTGGACATCCTCAAGATCGACCAGTCCTTCGTCCGCGGCCTGCCCGACGACCCCCACGATGCAGCCATCGTGCGGGCAATCATTGCCCTGGGTCGCAGCATGCAATTCACCATCATCGCCGAGGGCGTCGAAACCCTGGCCCAGCAGCAATTCCTGGCTGAAGAAGGCTGCGAACAGATCCAGGGCTACATCGTCAGCCTGCCTCTGTGCGCCGATGAATTTGCCGCAACGTTTCTGCGTATGACCGTATCGGATTTTTCGGATAGCACAGCCGAGAAACCGTCGCTATAA
- a CDS encoding type II toxin-antitoxin system HipA family toxin, translating to MVASLQVTTPEGDSGKILCSAGHYLFRYREDAAAQAAISLLMPVRLDEYRHRDLHPIFQMNLPEGYVLEQLRNRLAKVANVDPMLLLALSGSSSPIGRVAITSANVDALLRRQEFPGEKLEEILAWDGAEDIFVDLVDRYILRAGISGVQPKVLVPERQASATQRFTSKTSDLIIKSGRDEFPGLAINEFLCMSVAREAGIPVPEFYLSDNAKLFVMRRFDRDEQLNPVGFEDMAVLMGLPAEQKYSKSYSAIAKAIRLFCPSEHIEDSLAQLFAIVTLSCIVGNGDAHLKNFGLLYSEPTQRDARLAPAYDIVNTTAYIPADVLALDLVGNKSLFASRQGVLEFAQVCGIAEPETIIRNQLQALERVLSRSTELCEQAPDVVAAIRRCAEPFVKTFG from the coding sequence ATGGTTGCCTCATTGCAGGTCACGACCCCAGAAGGCGACAGCGGAAAGATCCTCTGCAGCGCTGGGCACTATCTGTTTCGCTACCGTGAGGATGCGGCAGCACAGGCGGCGATCAGCTTGTTGATGCCAGTACGTTTGGATGAGTACCGTCATCGGGACCTGCACCCAATCTTCCAGATGAACTTGCCGGAGGGTTACGTCCTGGAGCAGTTGCGTAATCGCTTGGCTAAAGTGGCAAACGTCGATCCCATGTTGCTGCTGGCCTTGTCTGGCAGCAGCTCGCCTATCGGGCGTGTAGCAATCACCTCTGCGAACGTTGATGCGCTCCTGCGACGTCAAGAGTTTCCCGGAGAAAAGCTGGAGGAAATCCTGGCTTGGGATGGTGCGGAGGACATCTTCGTCGATTTGGTCGATCGCTACATCTTGCGTGCTGGGATATCGGGTGTGCAGCCAAAGGTCCTGGTTCCAGAGCGTCAGGCTAGCGCCACACAGCGTTTCACCTCGAAGACCTCTGATCTGATCATCAAAAGCGGTCGTGATGAATTTCCCGGATTGGCAATCAACGAATTCCTGTGCATGTCCGTGGCCAGAGAAGCGGGAATTCCTGTTCCAGAGTTTTACCTTTCCGATAATGCCAAACTGTTTGTCATGCGCCGCTTTGACCGGGACGAGCAGCTCAATCCCGTGGGCTTTGAGGATATGGCAGTACTGATGGGGCTTCCTGCCGAGCAAAAATATAGCAAGAGCTATTCGGCTATTGCCAAGGCTATACGCCTGTTCTGTCCTTCGGAGCATATAGAAGATTCACTGGCGCAACTATTTGCCATCGTAACCTTGAGCTGTATCGTTGGTAATGGTGACGCCCATCTGAAAAACTTCGGACTGTTGTACTCCGAGCCAACCCAGCGCGACGCACGCTTGGCTCCGGCATACGATATTGTTAATACAACGGCGTACATTCCTGCGGACGTTTTGGCACTTGATCTGGTTGGAAACAAGTCCTTATTTGCTTCCCGACAAGGCGTGCTGGAGTTCGCTCAGGTATGTGGCATCGCCGAGCCGGAAACGATAATCCGCAATCAATTACAGGCATTGGAGCGTGTGCTGTCTCGCTCGACTGAGCTTTGTGAGCAGGCGCCTGATGTGGTGGCCGCGATCCGTCGCTGTGCTGAGCCTTTTGTGAAAACCTTTGGCTGA
- a CDS encoding helix-turn-helix transcriptional regulator, with translation MDYSLITSRLGEQLKQRRLNRGLTQARLAGLAGITRQKVIAIEKGDLSVGMAAYARVVAALDCELSVIPAAMPTLDEIQGVFD, from the coding sequence ATGGATTACTCGCTCATCACATCTCGCCTTGGCGAGCAGCTTAAGCAACGTCGTCTCAATCGTGGGCTGACACAAGCCAGGCTAGCGGGGTTAGCTGGTATTACCCGGCAGAAGGTCATCGCAATCGAGAAGGGTGACCTCTCGGTGGGCATGGCTGCTTATGCACGGGTTGTGGCAGCCCTGGACTGCGAACTTTCTGTAATTCCTGCAGCCATGCCCACGCTGGATGAAATCCAAGGAGTGTTTGACTGA
- a CDS encoding Lrp/AsnC family transcriptional regulator produces MPDTRPPVLDEIDRQLIAALQINARESVAMLARQLGIARTTVTSRLARLEKTKVITGYGVRLGQRVIDGGLQAYVGIKVQPRSGKDVLRRLSAMAQVQQLCAVSGEFDYVAWLRTDSPEQLDQLLDQIGSVDGVEKTTTSIILSSKIDRGQPV; encoded by the coding sequence TTGCCTGACACCCGCCCTCCCGTCCTCGACGAAATCGATCGTCAACTGATCGCCGCCCTGCAAATCAATGCCCGGGAAAGCGTCGCCATGCTTGCCCGGCAACTGGGCATCGCCCGGACGACCGTGACCTCGCGGCTGGCCCGGCTGGAAAAAACCAAGGTGATTACCGGCTATGGCGTGCGCCTGGGACAGCGAGTCATTGATGGCGGCCTGCAGGCTTACGTCGGCATCAAGGTCCAGCCGCGCTCCGGCAAGGACGTGTTGCGGCGCTTGAGCGCCATGGCCCAGGTCCAGCAGTTGTGCGCGGTCAGTGGCGAGTTCGATTATGTGGCCTGGTTGCGCACCGATTCGCCGGAACAGCTGGATCAGTTGCTGGACCAGATCGGCAGCGTGGATGGCGTGGAAAAGACCACCACCTCCATCATCCTCAGCAGCAAGATCGACCGGGGCCAACCGGTCTAG